From one Mycolicibacterium sp. HK-90 genomic stretch:
- a CDS encoding helix-turn-helix domain-containing protein, producing MSDVDALIADGVSSPDPAVGLRAVRALQRLQERLEAIHVANAREQGWSWQAIADALEVSRQAVHQKHNRKG from the coding sequence GTGAGTGATGTCGATGCGCTGATCGCCGACGGTGTCAGCAGCCCGGACCCGGCGGTGGGCCTGCGCGCGGTGCGGGCCCTGCAGCGGTTGCAGGAGCGGCTGGAGGCCATCCATGTCGCCAACGCCCGTGAGCAGGGTTGGAGCTGGCAGGCGATCGCCGATGCCCTGGAGGTCAGCCGTCAGGCCGTCCACCAGAAACACAACCGGAAGGGATGA
- a CDS encoding Clp protease N-terminal domain-containing protein: protein MFERFSRHARVAVILAQEEARELQANDIRPEHILVGVLQSSGRELSALLAGFGLTSEAVRAELVAADAPGDESFDGDAEALRSIGIDLRAVRANVDRTFGAGAFDNALRSTGRRRRRRGHLPFTKPAKKVLELALRESLAHKDGYIGCEHILLGILRGGDDRAVGLITGHVGAHQLRDGVVGLLDDAA, encoded by the coding sequence ATGTTCGAACGGTTCAGTCGTCACGCGCGCGTCGCGGTGATCCTCGCCCAGGAGGAGGCCCGCGAACTTCAGGCCAACGACATTCGGCCCGAACACATTCTGGTCGGCGTACTGCAGAGTTCCGGCCGCGAGTTGTCGGCCCTGCTGGCCGGATTCGGCCTGACGTCCGAGGCGGTCCGCGCCGAGTTGGTGGCCGCCGACGCTCCCGGGGACGAGTCGTTCGACGGGGATGCCGAGGCGCTGCGGTCGATCGGGATCGATCTCCGTGCGGTGCGGGCCAACGTCGACCGCACGTTCGGCGCTGGTGCGTTCGACAATGCCCTGCGAAGCACCGGCCGGCGGCGCAGGCGCCGTGGGCATCTGCCCTTCACCAAACCTGCCAAGAAGGTGCTGGAGCTCGCGCTGCGGGAATCGTTGGCGCACAAGGACGGCTACATCGGATGCGAGCACATCCTGCTGGGAATCCTTCGCGGGGGAGACGACCGAGCGGTCGGCCTGATCACCGGGCACGTCGGTGCCCACCAGTTGCGCGACGGCGTCGTCGGGCTTCTGGACGACGCGGCGTAA
- a CDS encoding 1,4-dihydroxy-2-naphthoate polyprenyltransferase has product MASFAQWISGARPRTLPNAVAPVLAGTGAAAWSESAVWWKALLALAVSLALIIGVNYANDYSDGIRGTDDVRSGPLRLVGSKLASPRAVLTAALVSLAVGAVAGVVLAAVSAPWLIAVGAVCIAGAWLYTGGKKPYGYLGLGEVAVFIFFGLVAVLGTQYTQALGIDWVGLVAAVAMGALSSAVLVANNLRDIPTDSQSGKITLAVRLGDPRTRLLYQLLVAVALVAPLVLMLATPWCAVGLLAVAPAWRALRPVRDGSTGAQLIPVLRDTGLAMLVWSIAVSLALFLG; this is encoded by the coding sequence GTGGCCAGTTTCGCGCAATGGATCTCCGGTGCCCGCCCCCGCACTCTGCCCAACGCCGTCGCCCCGGTGCTCGCCGGTACGGGCGCGGCGGCCTGGTCGGAGTCCGCGGTGTGGTGGAAAGCGTTGCTGGCACTGGCCGTATCGCTCGCCCTGATCATCGGGGTGAACTACGCCAACGACTATTCCGACGGGATCCGCGGCACCGACGACGTGCGCTCGGGCCCGCTCCGGTTGGTGGGCTCCAAACTGGCCTCACCCCGGGCGGTGTTGACCGCGGCGCTGGTCAGCCTGGCGGTGGGCGCGGTGGCCGGCGTGGTGCTGGCCGCGGTCAGTGCACCGTGGCTGATCGCCGTCGGCGCGGTGTGCATCGCCGGGGCGTGGCTCTACACCGGCGGGAAGAAGCCCTACGGCTACCTCGGGCTGGGCGAGGTCGCGGTGTTCATCTTCTTCGGCCTGGTGGCGGTGCTGGGCACGCAGTACACCCAGGCCCTAGGCATCGACTGGGTCGGACTGGTCGCGGCGGTGGCCATGGGCGCCCTGTCCTCGGCCGTGCTGGTGGCCAACAATCTGCGCGACATCCCGACCGACAGCCAGTCCGGCAAGATCACCCTGGCCGTACGTCTCGGCGACCCCCGCACCCGGCTGCTGTACCAACTGCTGGTGGCCGTGGCCCTGGTGGCGCCGCTGGTGCTGATGCTCGCGACGCCATGGTGCGCGGTGGGCCTGCTCGCCGTGGCACCGGCGTGGCGGGCCCTGCGACCGGTGCGCGACGGCAGCACCGGCGCCCAGCTGATTCCCGTGCTGCGCGACACCGGGCTGGCCATGCTGGTGTGGTCGATCGCGGTGTCGCTGGCGCTGTTCCTGGGCTAG
- a CDS encoding S-methyl-5'-thioadenosine phosphorylase: MLGVIGGSGFYSFFGPEARTIGLDTPYGAPSAPVTVGTVGGQEVAFLPRHGAGHEYSPHTVPYRANMWALRSLGVRRIFAPCAVGSLTTDLGPGSIVVPDQLVDRTRGRADTYFDSGGIHVSFADPYCPALRSVAAGLPGVVDGATMVVIQGPRFSTRAESRWFAGQGFTLVNMTGYPEAVLARELEMCYASIALVTDLDAGIETGSGVTTVDVMAEFERNLVPFKKLVREALEAVAAVDAERTCSHCLAHDGVKLPFELP, encoded by the coding sequence ATGCTCGGCGTCATCGGCGGTAGTGGTTTCTATTCGTTCTTCGGGCCCGAGGCCCGCACCATCGGCCTGGACACCCCGTACGGTGCTCCGAGCGCGCCCGTGACGGTGGGCACCGTGGGTGGGCAGGAGGTGGCCTTCCTGCCCCGTCACGGGGCCGGCCACGAGTACTCGCCGCACACTGTTCCGTACCGGGCCAACATGTGGGCGCTGCGTTCGCTCGGGGTGCGACGGATCTTCGCGCCGTGTGCGGTGGGCAGCCTGACCACCGACCTGGGTCCGGGGTCGATCGTGGTGCCCGATCAGCTGGTGGACCGCACCCGGGGCCGCGCGGACACGTACTTCGATTCCGGTGGCATCCACGTCAGCTTCGCCGATCCGTACTGCCCGGCGCTCCGGTCCGTCGCCGCCGGGCTGCCCGGTGTCGTCGACGGCGCCACGATGGTGGTGATCCAGGGTCCGCGTTTTTCCACGCGCGCGGAGAGCCGGTGGTTCGCCGGCCAGGGTTTCACCCTCGTCAACATGACCGGCTACCCCGAGGCGGTGCTGGCGCGTGAGCTCGAGATGTGTTATGCGTCAATCGCTTTGGTGACCGATCTGGATGCCGGGATCGAGACGGGGTCCGGGGTGACCACGGTGGACGTGATGGCCGAGTTCGAGCGCAACCTGGTGCCGTTCAAGAAGCTGGTCCGCGAGGCCTTGGAAGCGGTAGCGGCGGTCGATGCCGAGCGCACGTGCTCTCACTGCCTGGCTCACGACGGGGTGAAGTTGCCGTTCGAACTGCCCTGA
- a CDS encoding nitronate monooxygenase, protein MKPAICEQFGIDFPLFAFSHCRDVVAAVTNAGGFGVLGATAYTPEQLDQELSWIDEQVGGKPYGADIIVPAKFEGKGEHLSRGQLTDRIPAEYREFVAQLLADHGIEPEAKQRFGGSSLSGDTGRELLDVAMSHPIKLIANALGVPPDYMIEAGREHGVPVAALVGAREHALKQVQAGVDLIVAQGTEAGGHCGEVSTLVLVPEVIEALEAAGSDIPVLAAGGIVTGRQMAAAVAMGAAGAWTGSVWLTTEEAETAPHTVQKMLDATSRDTVRSTGRTGKPARQLCSDWTDAWQPNPGGHQTLPLPLQNMLAEPVIRRVDVLAAQGHPGAQALATYFVGQGVGLMNKVKPAREVVREFIEDYLAATERLSNSLPD, encoded by the coding sequence GTGAAACCCGCGATCTGTGAGCAGTTCGGCATCGATTTTCCGCTCTTCGCCTTCAGCCACTGCCGTGATGTGGTGGCCGCCGTCACCAACGCCGGCGGTTTCGGCGTGCTGGGTGCCACTGCCTACACGCCCGAGCAGCTGGATCAGGAGCTGTCCTGGATCGACGAGCAGGTCGGGGGCAAGCCCTACGGCGCCGATATCATCGTGCCCGCGAAATTCGAGGGCAAGGGCGAGCACCTGTCCCGCGGACAGCTCACCGACCGCATCCCCGCCGAATACCGGGAATTCGTCGCGCAACTGCTGGCTGATCACGGCATCGAACCCGAGGCCAAGCAGCGGTTCGGTGGCTCGTCGTTGTCCGGCGACACCGGCCGCGAGCTACTGGACGTGGCGATGAGCCACCCGATCAAGCTGATCGCCAACGCACTCGGGGTGCCGCCGGATTACATGATCGAGGCCGGCCGCGAGCATGGGGTCCCGGTCGCGGCCCTGGTCGGTGCCCGCGAGCATGCCCTCAAGCAGGTGCAGGCCGGCGTGGACCTGATCGTCGCGCAGGGCACCGAGGCGGGCGGGCACTGTGGTGAGGTGTCGACGCTGGTGCTCGTGCCCGAAGTGATCGAAGCCCTCGAGGCGGCCGGCAGCGACATCCCGGTTCTCGCCGCCGGCGGGATCGTGACCGGGCGGCAGATGGCCGCAGCCGTGGCGATGGGGGCGGCCGGGGCCTGGACCGGCTCGGTGTGGCTGACCACCGAGGAGGCCGAGACCGCGCCGCACACCGTGCAGAAGATGCTCGATGCGACCTCGCGGGACACCGTGCGCTCGACCGGGCGGACCGGCAAGCCGGCCCGCCAGCTGTGCTCGGATTGGACCGACGCCTGGCAGCCGAATCCCGGTGGCCACCAGACTCTTCCGCTTCCGCTGCAGAACATGCTCGCCGAGCCGGTCATCCGTCGCGTCGACGTGCTTGCCGCCCAGGGGCATCCGGGCGCACAGGCGCTGGCCACCTACTTCGTCGGTCAGGGCGTCGGCTTGATGAACAAGGTCAAGCCGGCCCGCGAGGTGGTCCGCGAGTTCATCGAGGACTACCTGGCCGCCACCGAACGGTTGAGCAACTCGCTGCCGGACTGA
- a CDS encoding DUF5078 domain-containing protein, whose amino-acid sequence MSNRKSVTDLIRTGVAACAVAGSLAGGGIASGLFGVGTASADATDDYPITNRILKTPCTAEQIMAAARDVEPVYYERYMIDYNNKPADVQQMTQERIHWFFSMDYAGRRQYSENTATDAFFEHMAWKWPNWAKLFFNNKGVAANTTDVCQNYPRDDMSVWNWR is encoded by the coding sequence ATGTCGAACCGCAAGAGCGTCACTGACCTGATCCGCACCGGTGTGGCCGCATGCGCCGTCGCCGGCAGCCTGGCGGGGGGCGGCATCGCCTCCGGGCTGTTCGGCGTCGGCACGGCCTCCGCCGATGCCACCGACGACTATCCGATCACCAACCGGATCCTGAAGACCCCGTGCACCGCCGAGCAGATCATGGCCGCGGCCCGCGACGTCGAACCGGTGTACTACGAGCGGTACATGATCGACTACAACAACAAGCCCGCCGACGTTCAGCAGATGACCCAGGAGCGCATCCACTGGTTCTTCTCGATGGACTACGCCGGCCGGCGCCAGTACTCCGAGAACACCGCGACCGACGCCTTCTTCGAGCACATGGCATGGAAGTGGCCGAACTGGGCCAAGCTGTTCTTCAACAACAAGGGCGTCGCGGCCAACACCACCGACGTCTGCCAGAACTACCCACGCGACGACATGTCCGTCTGGAACTGGCGCTAG
- a CDS encoding DUF732 domain-containing protein has translation MKRALIALMFGAATTLAVAAPAHADPDTDFAHELHTFGIYGQKDYNAWIGKIMCKRLHNGVDHNAQDSVGFVKKQLDKDSTDAQSWQFLGTAINYYCPDQRFVYEQAAH, from the coding sequence ATGAAGCGCGCACTTATCGCCCTGATGTTCGGTGCGGCAACAACATTGGCCGTCGCCGCACCGGCACATGCCGACCCGGACACCGACTTCGCCCACGAGTTGCACACCTTCGGGATCTACGGGCAGAAGGACTACAACGCCTGGATCGGCAAGATCATGTGCAAGCGGTTGCACAACGGCGTCGACCACAATGCCCAGGACTCGGTCGGTTTCGTGAAGAAGCAACTGGACAAGGACAGCACCGACGCCCAGTCGTGGCAGTTCCTCGGCACCGCCATCAACTACTACTGCCCCGATCAGCGCTTTGTCTACGAACAAGCCGCGCACTGA
- a CDS encoding RND family transporter, with protein MSSPKEETQTDETPTDAIATGRHAAPPRPLIPRFIRTLALPIILAWIVIVALLNTVVPQLEVVGKMRAVSMSPNDAPSMIAIKEVGKKFQEYDTSSSVMVVLEGDKPLGLEAHMFYDQMVRDLRADTTHVQHVQDFWGDTLTAKGAQSRDGKAAYVQVYIAGDQGETLANESVEAVRRIATESPAPDGVKAYVTGSAASSTDQNIVGDESMKLIEFVTFGVIAVMLLGVYRSIITTLIVLGMVLLELSGARGLVALLGYHNFFGLTTFATNMLVTLAIAAATDYAIFLIGRYQEARRAGEDKEAAYYDMFHGTAHVVLASGLTIAGATFCLHFTRLPYFQTMGIPLAIGMTMVVAMALTLGPAVISVFGRFGKILEPKRHSKSRGWHRVGTATVRWPGGILVCAIVAALVGLLALPGYHTTYNDRIFLPEDVGTNVGYDAAFRHFSQAKMNPDLMMIESDRDLRNPADFLVIDKIAKALKGVHGIAQVQTITRPDGDPIKHSTIPYTLGQSGTTQLMNNDYLQTNLDNILKQANDLQTSIDSMTEMMNIQTELAAVSQSMADKMKKTSGDMSEVRDHLADFDDFFRPIRNYFYWEPHCFDIPVCWSMRSIFESLDGINTMSDDFQELVPEMQRMADLMPRMVAVLPAQIQTMKNQKQILLNQYQVQKAQQDQTMAMQNTATAMSEAFDTAKNDDSFYLPPEAFETDDFQRGLKLFMSPDGHAVRFTIIHQGDPLTPEGTARIEPLKVAAADAIKGTPFEGAKIYLGGSSATYHDMQKGADYDLIIVGAAALILIFIIMLVLTRAVVASAVIVGTVVLSLASAFGLSVLLWQHIVGIPLHWMVMPMSIIVLLAVGADYNLLLVARIKEEIHAGLKTGIIRAMVGTGAVVTSAGLVFAFTMGSMAVSSLIVIGQVGTTIGLGLLFDTLVVRSLMTPSIATLLGRWFWWPQRVRQRPLPQPWPKPIQRDPQEAMV; from the coding sequence ATGAGCAGCCCCAAGGAAGAGACCCAGACCGACGAGACCCCGACCGACGCCATCGCAACGGGCCGCCACGCGGCACCCCCACGTCCACTGATCCCGCGATTCATCCGGACGTTGGCCCTGCCGATCATCCTGGCGTGGATCGTGATCGTCGCACTGCTCAACACCGTCGTGCCGCAGCTCGAGGTCGTCGGAAAGATGCGCGCGGTGTCGATGAGTCCCAACGACGCGCCCTCGATGATCGCCATCAAAGAGGTCGGCAAGAAGTTCCAGGAGTACGACACCAGCAGCTCGGTGATGGTCGTGCTCGAAGGCGACAAGCCGCTGGGCCTCGAGGCGCACATGTTCTACGACCAGATGGTCCGTGACCTGCGCGCCGACACCACCCACGTGCAGCATGTGCAGGACTTCTGGGGCGACACCCTCACGGCAAAGGGCGCGCAGAGCCGCGACGGCAAGGCCGCCTACGTGCAGGTCTACATCGCCGGCGACCAGGGCGAGACGCTGGCCAACGAATCGGTCGAGGCGGTGCGGCGCATCGCCACCGAAAGCCCCGCACCCGATGGCGTGAAGGCGTACGTCACCGGATCCGCGGCCTCCAGCACCGACCAGAACATCGTCGGCGACGAGAGCATGAAGCTGATCGAGTTCGTGACCTTCGGCGTCATCGCGGTGATGCTGCTCGGTGTCTACCGATCGATCATCACCACGCTGATCGTGCTGGGCATGGTCCTGCTCGAATTGTCCGGCGCCCGTGGACTTGTCGCATTGCTGGGCTATCACAACTTCTTCGGTCTCACGACGTTCGCGACCAACATGCTGGTGACCTTGGCCATCGCCGCGGCCACCGACTACGCGATCTTCCTGATCGGCCGATATCAGGAAGCACGAAGAGCCGGCGAGGACAAAGAAGCGGCCTACTACGACATGTTCCACGGCACGGCCCATGTCGTGCTCGCGTCGGGTCTGACCATCGCAGGCGCGACGTTCTGCCTGCACTTCACCCGCCTGCCGTACTTCCAGACCATGGGCATCCCCCTGGCGATCGGCATGACGATGGTGGTCGCCATGGCCCTGACTCTCGGGCCTGCCGTCATCTCGGTGTTCGGCCGATTCGGCAAGATCCTCGAGCCCAAGCGGCACTCCAAGTCCCGCGGGTGGCACCGGGTCGGCACCGCCACCGTGCGGTGGCCCGGCGGAATCCTGGTGTGCGCCATCGTCGCTGCGTTGGTGGGCCTGCTCGCCCTGCCCGGCTACCACACCACCTACAACGACCGCATCTTCCTGCCCGAGGACGTCGGGACGAACGTCGGATACGACGCCGCGTTCCGGCACTTCTCGCAGGCCAAGATGAACCCGGACCTGATGATGATCGAGTCCGACCGCGATCTGCGGAACCCGGCCGATTTCCTGGTCATCGACAAGATCGCCAAGGCCCTCAAGGGCGTGCACGGCATCGCCCAGGTGCAGACCATCACCCGTCCCGACGGTGATCCGATCAAGCACTCGACGATCCCGTACACGCTGGGCCAGAGCGGCACGACCCAGTTGATGAACAACGACTACCTGCAGACCAATCTCGACAACATCCTCAAGCAGGCCAACGATCTGCAGACCAGCATCGACTCGATGACCGAGATGATGAACATCCAGACGGAACTGGCCGCGGTGTCGCAAAGCATGGCCGACAAGATGAAGAAGACATCCGGGGACATGTCCGAAGTACGGGATCACCTGGCAGATTTCGACGATTTCTTCCGACCGATCCGCAACTACTTCTACTGGGAACCGCACTGCTTCGACATCCCGGTCTGCTGGTCCATGCGGTCGATCTTCGAAAGCCTCGACGGCATCAACACGATGTCCGACGACTTCCAGGAACTGGTTCCCGAGATGCAGCGCATGGCCGACCTGATGCCACGCATGGTCGCCGTGTTGCCTGCGCAGATCCAGACCATGAAGAACCAGAAGCAGATACTGCTGAACCAGTATCAGGTGCAGAAGGCCCAACAGGACCAGACGATGGCGATGCAGAACACCGCCACCGCCATGAGCGAGGCATTCGATACCGCCAAGAACGACGATTCGTTCTACCTGCCGCCCGAGGCGTTCGAGACCGACGATTTCCAGCGCGGCCTCAAGCTGTTCATGTCTCCGGACGGACATGCGGTGCGATTCACCATCATTCACCAGGGTGACCCGCTGACCCCGGAGGGCACCGCACGCATCGAACCGCTCAAGGTCGCTGCGGCCGACGCCATCAAGGGGACGCCGTTCGAGGGGGCCAAGATCTACCTCGGCGGCAGCTCGGCGACGTACCACGACATGCAGAAGGGTGCCGATTACGACCTGATCATCGTCGGGGCGGCGGCACTGATCCTGATCTTCATCATCATGTTGGTGCTCACCCGCGCCGTGGTGGCCTCCGCAGTGATCGTCGGCACCGTGGTGCTGAGTCTTGCCTCGGCCTTCGGGCTGTCGGTGCTGCTGTGGCAACACATCGTGGGTATCCCATTGCACTGGATGGTGATGCCGATGTCGATCATCGTCCTGCTGGCCGTCGGCGCGGACTACAACCTGCTGCTCGTCGCGCGGATCAAGGAAGAGATCCACGCCGGGCTGAAGACCGGGATCATCCGGGCCATGGTCGGCACCGGTGCCGTGGTCACCTCCGCAGGTTTGGTGTTCGCCTTCACCATGGGATCGATGGCGGTCAGCAGCCTGATCGTGATCGGTCAGGTCGGCACGACCATCGGCCTGGGCCTGCTGTTCGACACCCTGGTGGTCCGGTCGCTGATGACCCCGTCCATCGCCACACTGCTCGGCCGCTGGTTCTGGTGGCCGCAACGGGTCCGTCAGCGTCCGCTGCCACAACCCTGGCCGAAGCCGATCCAACGAGACCCCCAGGAGGCCATGGTCTGA
- a CDS encoding MmpS family transport accessory protein yields the protein MIKALQRIWLPVLIIVAMGAGVLIVMNVRQVFGAHPVLITDTTSDNAEDFNPKFVKYEIFGSGSTAVINYMDLEGRPQRTGTVPLPWTLTLQTTLPSVQPNIMAQGDGDSIGCRVTVDDKVKEERTASGLNAQTFCFVKAA from the coding sequence ATGATCAAGGCGCTGCAGCGAATATGGCTCCCCGTACTGATCATCGTCGCCATGGGAGCCGGCGTGCTCATCGTGATGAACGTGCGCCAGGTCTTCGGCGCACATCCGGTCCTCATCACCGACACCACGTCGGACAACGCCGAGGACTTCAATCCCAAGTTCGTGAAGTACGAGATCTTCGGGTCGGGCAGCACCGCTGTCATCAACTACATGGACCTCGAAGGGCGGCCTCAGCGCACCGGAACTGTGCCGCTGCCATGGACTTTGACACTGCAGACCACGTTGCCGTCGGTTCAGCCGAACATCATGGCCCAGGGCGACGGCGACAGCATCGGGTGCCGGGTCACCGTCGATGACAAGGTCAAAGAAGAGAGAACGGCTAGTGGATTGAACGCACAAACCTTCTGCTTTGTGAAGGCAGCATGA